TGTAAATTTgtagtatattattattattcccaTGTGTCTCTTCTATAGCAGCAGCTCAACAAATCCAGTTTGATTTGGCCACGAGAAACAATACGTAATTCATCCAACTAAATCCATTGTTAAACATGAAAATACAgattaagaaggaaaaaaaaaaacaaaaaaatcaaaaacaaaaaacaaaacaaaaagcttTCCATGAATATGAAAAATCTAACTCTAACCATCATCATATTGCATGTAACCATGTCCCTCTCATTGCAACACAAGCCTAATAAGCTGTCAATGGAATAAAAGAGCAACTTTTTACATCAGCTGAGATTAACAAGAATCTCCGTCAGATGAGATGAGCACAAAAAGAGAAGCATCAGAAACGAATTCAAACATCCCATATCCATCCCCGTTGAAGTGAATTCACCATTTAACAATAAAATCATGTAACGGGTCAGCACATACAAGAGAAAAACAAGTGAAAATACATGTTATTCTCAAGAAGCTGCTGCTTGAGTTAGCGAGGCGTCCGGTGCTGATGAACCAAAGGATGGTAGGAGCCACCCCTTCTTCTGGGCATGCTCtagataaaaattgaatttctccTCGGCGTTTGGGATGTCAAGAGCTAGATCATCAAGCCCATCCTTGATCCGAGTGAAGCCTTTTGTCATCTGGTTGATAGTGATCAGCCCTTCAGTAAAACATTCCTGCAGCAGATCCAGAATCctatcattcttcttctccatAGCCATAACCAATGCCTTCTTCACCACCTCGTGGTTAAAGAAAGGCATGCCAAGATCCCGAATACACTGGCAGGCTTCACCCACAACACCCCCACTTTCATATTCCTCCAGAAGCTTTAAAATCTTGTCCTTTGCATCCTCCACAGCCCAGCCAGTCCCACCTCCCCAACACCTCAAGATCCTCTCACCGGCATGTCGTGCAGAAAGGAGTGCTCGGGCCATTCGCAAAGTCTCACTCCCACTGGAATCTGGGGGCAACTTGCAGCTCATCTCTTCTAAATTATGTGGAACCAAGACGTCATCAATCACTGCCCTAGCCAGAAAAAGCGCGAGCTCATTAGAAGCATCCAGAATATCCAGTGCTGTATCTTCTGCAGATTCCAAAAGCAAGAGAAAACCATTCGCTATATCGTCACTTGAGAATATCTCGCTATGAAGAGAGGACAGCAAAACAGACgccatttctttttctctgttcTTCCTATCCATAGCAAGGGTGATGagcttcttcaaaaaaattggaTTATACTCTGGCACTCCAAGATCCATAAGGCTCTGGATGAGTTCGGGAATGTCATCTGACAGGAAATATTCATGAATTATTGTCACACACTCTTCCTTAAACCGCCTCACCTTTGCATCATCTGGTACCACCCCGTCTTCACTTGAGGGCTTTGCAAATGAAGCATCAAGCCATCCTTCAGATACTGCCTTGGGGACAAGTGATTGGAACAAAGTTTTTGCTGATGGAATGTCAAGGGCAAGGTCATCAAGGCTATCTGCCAACCGAGAGAAACCCTTTACCATTTGACTAGAACTAATCAGGCCTTCCTCAGCTGCTTCTTTTAATAGCTTAAGTATAAGGGGTTCTGCTGTGCGAATCTCCATAGCAAGTACCAAAGCCCTCTTCACAACCTCATGATGGAAGAATGAAACCCCTAACTCCCTTATGCACCTACATGCCTCAATAGTGTCTCCACTCTCCACATATTCCCTCAATAGATCAGCAATCTTTTTCTTCACTTCCTcaacagtgatatgagtgctaCCACCCCACTTCCTCTCCACAAGTTCTGCATGGTGTGGAGCTGAAAGATAGCTCTTGTCAGCAATTTGGATAGCCTGAACTCCCTTGGAAGATTCTGGGAGTCCTTTCTTTGCCCGATTCAGGAAAGCTGGAGGAATAATGTCATCAACCACAGCACGCGCTAGGAACAAGGCAAGGATATCAACTGCATCAAGGATGTCCACAGCAAGGTCATCAGCAGATTCAAGAAGCATAAAAAATCCATCCTGTATCTGGTCAGGACTGATGACATCAGCATACAAAGCTGAAAGCAGAACCGAAGCCATTTCCTTCTCTTTATCATGCCTGTccatggccattgaaacaagcCGCTTAATAAAGTAAGGAAGATATCCACTTGACCCTTGTTCTCTGAGGTCAGAAGCTGCCAATTCTACATCTCCATTGCTAAAATATTCCTCTATGATAGAGGCAACGGATTTCTTGTAATCATCTAAGGGGTCTGAAACAGATGTTCCAACAAGTTGATAGGGTTCCTGTTGGAAGCAAGGATAAAAGAATCACATTCAACAAGGATAGGAGGATGACAACAACATTAACGTTACAAAAAGTTATACCCAGTGAACAAGACACTTTTGTGTAGTCAAAGAGAGGTGGTTGGCAGACAGTCCACCTGCCCcgccaccccaaaaaaaaatggaggcgTTGATCTCCAGATTAACATTAACTACAAGTATTGATATATCTCATTACAGTACAAAGTCAAACTGCAGCTAGCACAAGTGGTATTTAATACTCCTAAATCCTAATAATATACCTAATTAATACACAAAAATTAAGAACTGCTATTACCTCGCCACTGTCATAATTTGGATCATTCCGATCAAGATGAGATTCACCATCAGTGTCAAGGAGTTTTCCCCATGTACCCTTACCACCAGCACCATCTGCACATATCAGTTAAAGAGAAGAGCAGCCAATTATTATACAAGAAAAGGTGCTTTGAAAAACCACTAATATCATACTTGCACTGAAATAACTAAAGTATGACAAGGAAACATAAGGTAAATGACTCAGTTACCTTGACTAACATCCATCTTAAACTAGccgaaagagaagaaagaagacaaTCGACAATCATAGGGTTATGGAAAATCGAGAATCACCCCCAAGAATAATGTAAAATATGACTACCAtcggttttttctttttgataatgaaGTCAAAACTCATCATAGGGTTATGGAAAATCTAATAGcagattttaaaaattttaataaaactaACATTTGCAATTTTGCATGCCTCATTTTTGCCGCTTCATAAAAGCATATTTCTAGTCGGAAATCAGAAACACAGTGGCACATTATAGATTTTTAATATTCATTTGTTTCTTCCAGGTTGCAGCATTCTTATTTACTCAGAATAGATCATGAGAACATAGAACTCTAACAATTGAAACAATCTAAGCTTTGACCTCTACATGGGATTAATTAGTTTTAGAAAAGATTGTTGAAGCCACCCTTAACAAGCCATTAGATTGCCGTGGCAACTGAAGAAGAACATTATAAATCTGTAGTCACTATTGATGGAGGCCACagaatatatagaaattttccAAACAATGCCTATCAACTGCATTCTAGACACTGTTATTAAATCTATCAGGTAATAATTTACCAAGACTACACCAATATCCATGAAAATCAATAATCTTCAGCAGTTACAAAGACAAAAAAGTGCAAAAGGAGAGAAACAAGAGATAGGGGAGGGGGGTAAATAAAGACCAAtcaaaagggaaacaaaaatagGAACAAATTTATACTCTTGTGGTTGTGTATGATAGATTCTtaaaagaagataagaaaacTAATTTCAAAG
The Quercus lobata isolate SW786 chromosome 10, ValleyOak3.0 Primary Assembly, whole genome shotgun sequence DNA segment above includes these coding regions:
- the LOC115963340 gene encoding MA3 DOMAIN-CONTAINING TRANSLATION REGULATORY FACTOR 1-like, which produces MASSEGFLTEEQRQKLKIASQNVESWGLSSSPKSPTYLLSEYSIKAPPAGGGGGKAASAGIAVKHVRRSHSGKCVRVKKDGAGGKGTWGKLLDTDGESHLDRNDPNYDSGEEPYQLVGTSVSDPLDDYKKSVASIIEEYFSNGDVELAASDLREQGSSGYLPYFIKRLVSMAMDRHDKEKEMASVLLSALYADVISPDQIQDGFFMLLESADDLAVDILDAVDILALFLARAVVDDIIPPAFLNRAKKGLPESSKGVQAIQIADKSYLSAPHHAELVERKWGGSTHITVEEVKKKIADLLREYVESGDTIEACRCIRELGVSFFHHEVVKRALVLAMEIRTAEPLILKLLKEAAEEGLISSSQMVKGFSRLADSLDDLALDIPSAKTLFQSLVPKAVSEGWLDASFAKPSSEDGVVPDDAKVRRFKEECVTIIHEYFLSDDIPELIQSLMDLGVPEYNPIFLKKLITLAMDRKNREKEMASVLLSSLHSEIFSSDDIANGFLLLLESAEDTALDILDASNELALFLARAVIDDVLVPHNLEEMSCKLPPDSSGSETLRMARALLSARHAGERILRCWGGGTGWAVEDAKDKILKLLEEYESGGVVGEACQCIRDLGMPFFNHEVVKKALVMAMEKKNDRILDLLQECFTEGLITINQMTKGFTRIKDGLDDLALDIPNAEEKFNFYLEHAQKKGWLLPSFGSSAPDASLTQAAAS